A window from Salvia miltiorrhiza cultivar Shanhuang (shh) chromosome 2, IMPLAD_Smil_shh, whole genome shotgun sequence encodes these proteins:
- the LOC131012025 gene encoding uncharacterized protein LOC131012025, with protein MAEEPELELESQVAATRTKINRKTPKRLREFEGCRAADPAPPTKRFKGALLAVHKPSHCLKTGVGSFQCGGGSLRFQHRTRLFRLLNQLLSRHNWVEASGVLSVLIQGTIKDRSLSGNRAKYTATLELLSVINGENLRSRRIQSVYDLWMRKNGSLKSWSTKHKFAVQLELILTCLQRGSMKDAHQAALCLKQERGFDGDPVANLVVGLTFCQLWYSGLPKELQLTELDSSGSYLQWEIPTNDIHMPFEYSKEDNPHEAGGANSVIRCGSSTSVAIDKEVSEYNSNQHKNLDIEAKVKKETSSSSHEQQDLCEKSAEAKVKKETSSSHEQQDLCEKSAEAIGISDSLSNYSGDLPQVSIFQTQGLPPWLLPLKLPISHESLEDAVHMHRKLLNDDYNSAVKHLRVALHSTPPAIEALHLLIQMLILGDQVDEALHELETLFQSSDTVLQLRLQAGLLEHFDSGNYVKLCECFEDILKKDPTCSISLSRLVLMHQHGDYDTQSLVEMIALHLDASYGTCDTWQELASCLLKLSQCEGDRESACNSGSDSASPGYLDDSNRIPEIFTCGNSGKSWRLRSRWWLNRHFHDRILMSEIASGDLKLLSYKAAAASHIYGRHFKYVVKTTETLEKQNDMELYSFLQTHLLNSVGFCTVESRS; from the exons ATGGCGGAAGAGCCTGAACTAGAACTAGAAAGCCAGGTCGCCGCAACGCGGACGAAAATCAACCGGAAAACGCCCAAGAGACTCCGCGAGTTCGAAGGGTGCCGCGCCGCCGATCCTGCGCCGCCAACAAAGAGATTCAAAGGAGCACTATTGGCAGTCCACAAGCCGAGCCACTGCCTGAAGACGGGAGTCGGGAGCTTTCAATGTGGCGGCGGAAGCCTCCGGTTTCAGCACCGGACGCGGCTGTTCCGGCTCCTCAACCAGCTACTCAGCCGGCACAATTGGGTGGAGGCGAGCGGCGTGTTGAGCGTCTTGATCCAAGGCACCATCAAGGATCGATCTCTCTCCGGAAACCGCGCCAAGTATACG GCTACATTGGAGCTTCTTAGTGTTATAAATGGTGAAAATCTCAGATCCAGAAGAATCCAGAGTGTCTATGATCTATGGATGAGAAAGAATGGGTCCTTAAAGTCCTGGTCGACAAAG CATAAATTTGCTGTGCAATTGGAGTTAATTCTTACTTGTCTGCAACGTGGGAGTATGAAGGATGCACATCAAGCTGCTCTCTG TCTCAAGCAGGAGCGTGGTTTTGATGGTGACCCTGTTGCAAATTTGGTTGTTGGCTTGACATTTTGTCAGCTGTGGTATTCTGGTCTTCCGAAAGAGTTACAATTGACAGAGCTTGACTCATCTGGCTCCTATTTGCAGTGGGAAATTCCTACCAATGACATTCACATGCCGTTTGAATATTCTAAGGAAGACAATCCTCATGAAGCAGGAGGAGCCAACTCAGTCATACGGTGTGGTTCAAGCACTTCTGTGGCCATAGATAAAGAAGTATCTGAATACAACAGTAATCAACATAAAAATTTAGACATTGAGGCCAAAGTGAAAAAGGAAACTTCTTCTTCCAGCCATGAGCAGCAAGACTTGTGTGAGAAATCAGCTGAGGCCAAAGTGAAAAAGGAAACTTCTTCCAGCCATGAGCAGCAAGACTTGTGTGAGAAATCAGCTGAGGCGATTGGCATCAGCGATTCATTATCCAACTATAGTGGTGACTTGCCTCAAGTCTCTATTTTCCAAACCCAGG GCCTACCTCCATGGTTATTGCCCTTGAAGTTACCAATTTCTCATGAAAGTTTGGAGGATGCAGTGCATATGCACAGAAAATTGCTTAACGATGACTATAATAGTGCAGTAAAACACTTACGTGTTGCTCTTCACTCAACACCACCAGCAATTGAGGCCCTCCACCTTTTAATACAG ATGCTGATTCTTGGAGATCAAGTTGATGAGGCCCTTCATGAACTTGAAACTCTATTTCAAAGCTCGGATACAGTACTCCAACTAAG GTTGCAAGCAGGTCTACTGGAGCATTTTGATAGTGGAAATTATGTGAAGCTATGTGAATGCTTTGAGGACATCTTGAAGAAGGATCCGACATGCAGCATCTCCTTGTCAAGACTTGTGCTCATGCATCAGCATG GAGACTATGACACACAGAGTTTGGTTGAAATGATAGCTTTACACTTAGACGCTTCATATGGGACATGCGACACGTGGCAGGAATTAGCATCTTGCTTATTGAAACTCTCTCAATGTGAAGGAGACAGAGAGTCGGCCTGCAATAGTGGCAGCGATTCTGCCAGTCCGGGCTATTTGGATGATTCCAACCGGATACCAGAAATATTCACCTGTGGTAACTCTGGAAAAAGTTGGAGATTACGTTCCAGATGGTGGCTGAATCGCCACTTCCACGACAGGATCCTGATGTCTGAGATTGCCTCAG GTGATTTGAAGCTTTTGAGCTACAAAGCAGCTGCAGCTTCACATATTTATGGGCGGCATTTTAAATACGTGGTGAAGACAACTGAAACACTCGAGAAACAAAATGATATGGAACTCTATTCTTTCTTACAGACGCATCTTCTTAATTCTGTTGGTTTTTGTACTGTTGAATCAAGAAGTTGA
- the LOC131012027 gene encoding ras-related protein Rab11B, producing MAGGYRAEDDYDYLFKLVLIGDSGVGKSNLLSRFTRNEFNLESKSTIGVEFATRSIRVDDKIIKAQIWDTAGQERYRAITSAYYRGAVGALLVYDVTRHVTFENVERWLKELRDHTDQNIVIMLVGNKADLRHLRAVSTEDATAFAEREKTYFMETSALESLNVENAFTEALTQIYHVVSRKALDIGDDPSALPKGQTINIGDDVSAVKKVGCCSV from the exons ATGGCCGGAGGATATAGGGCGGAAGACGACTATGATTATCTCTTCAAGCTGGTGCTGATCGGCGATTCCGGCGTCGGGAAATCGAATCTTCTCTCGCGATTTACGCGGAACGAGTTCAACTTGGAGTCAAAGTCTACTATAGGCGTCGAATTCGCCACGCGGAGTATTCGCGTCGACGATAAGATTATCAAGGCTCAGATTTGGGATACCGCTGGCCAGGAACG ATACCGTGCAATCACGAGTGCCTACTACCGGGGGGCTGTTGGGGCGTTGCTTGTCTATGATGTTACTCGGCACGTCACATTTGAGAATGTTGAGAGATGGTTGAAAGAGCTTCGGGATCACACGGACCAGAACATTGTGATCATGCTCGTGGGCAACAAGGCAGATCTGCGTCATCTGCGGGCTGTTTCCACTGAGGACGCCACGGCCTTTGCCGAGAGAGAAAAGACCTATTTCATGGAGACATCTGCCCTTGAGTCTCTGAATGTTGAGAATGCCTTCACCGAGGCTCTCACACAAATATACCACGTGGTTAGTCGTAAAGCACTTGATATTGGAGACGACCCTTCCGCCTTGCCCAAGGGACAAACCATAAACATTGGGGACGACGTTTCAGCCGTGAAAAAGGTAGGTTGTTGTTCGGTATGA